The following are from one region of the Verrucomicrobiia bacterium genome:
- a CDS encoding alpha-L-rhamnosidase produces the protein MKPTRREFLTACAKGVAGATLAPCLARLGYSAQIESGAEALAPRRGAGFEVRKAFLPQRLHLGNTGIYRVQPIDDAAWLWYPEAPGSPAPAHKEFFYGGWSQPVLLRFRKEFEAPASPVRIHVSADERFELFLDGIRIARGPDRCDVERWSYATYDMVLAAGSHRVEALVWSIGPRQPVAQLSWRGGFVLKAEGPSDEQLTTGKAAWEVARLEGYEFAPGVFFVGAELIAHDCGPQWKEGEYVKPQTVRSPVRSNSYGETAAGWKLFPTRLPDQIDHELAPGRVVAMGKGLLGSGVPVRAEQTKDPDLPKWDALLQSRQPIVIPSHSERFVLWDLENYYCAYPLCEVSGGAGASIAWSWAESLYLPGSEAKGNRGEFIGKTFRGMTDTFLPGGGANRKFSTLWWRAGRWCLVSIKTAAAPLTLHGLALNESRYPCENEGAFDAGDPQLPGVIGLAVRGIQMCSHETFMDCPFYEQLMYVGDTRLEVLTTGVMTRDDRLIKRALELFDFSRRNWGFVNERYPAFIPQLSPTFSMIWALMLNDFTFWHNDADFLKARVIGLRSMLEEFDPYVNSDGLLSGLPGWSFMDWVPQWQEGYAPDGEHGLSALNNLLYLYALQKSAEVEDFLQEPLLAQRLRSKARSLAAALQAKFWNQSRGLIADNLAQTEFSEHAQCLALLTDTVAGAQASRCFEQLLTAPDLKRATIYFSFYLLETWQKFGRGDLIVQRMKFWKDLVKQGLKTPVEMPGNTRSDCHGWGSHPLFHLHASLAGVRPASPGFRTARIAPLPGSLPRISSRTPHPEGFIGLDLAFERGHCRGAIELPGAVSGVFSWQGDQQALSPGKNPVDH, from the coding sequence ATGAAACCCACCCGGCGTGAATTCCTTACGGCCTGTGCCAAAGGTGTGGCCGGAGCGACGCTGGCTCCATGCCTCGCCCGGCTGGGCTACTCAGCGCAGATTGAGTCCGGCGCTGAAGCCCTCGCACCGCGCCGGGGGGCTGGATTTGAAGTTCGCAAGGCCTTTTTGCCGCAGCGCCTGCATCTCGGAAACACCGGAATCTATCGCGTGCAACCTATTGATGACGCGGCGTGGCTCTGGTATCCCGAGGCTCCCGGCAGCCCAGCCCCGGCGCACAAGGAGTTTTTCTATGGGGGTTGGAGCCAACCCGTGCTGCTGCGGTTCCGCAAAGAGTTTGAAGCGCCAGCCTCCCCGGTTCGCATCCATGTCAGCGCCGATGAACGTTTCGAGTTGTTCCTGGATGGGATCCGCATCGCGCGCGGTCCGGACCGCTGCGACGTCGAGCGCTGGTCTTATGCGACTTACGACATGGTGCTGGCGGCAGGCAGCCACCGGGTGGAAGCCCTGGTCTGGAGCATCGGCCCGCGCCAGCCGGTTGCCCAGCTTTCCTGGCGTGGCGGCTTCGTCCTCAAGGCCGAAGGCCCATCCGACGAGCAACTCACCACCGGCAAGGCCGCCTGGGAAGTTGCCCGGCTGGAAGGTTACGAGTTTGCTCCAGGGGTCTTTTTTGTGGGCGCCGAACTCATCGCGCACGATTGCGGGCCGCAATGGAAGGAGGGCGAGTATGTTAAACCCCAGACTGTTCGCTCGCCGGTCCGCAGCAATTCATATGGCGAGACCGCGGCTGGTTGGAAGCTTTTTCCCACCCGGTTGCCCGATCAAATTGACCACGAGCTTGCCCCGGGCCGCGTGGTGGCGATGGGCAAGGGACTGCTCGGGTCAGGAGTTCCTGTCCGCGCCGAGCAGACCAAAGACCCGGACCTCCCCAAGTGGGATGCCCTGCTCCAGAGCCGCCAGCCTATCGTAATCCCGTCCCACTCCGAGCGATTCGTCCTTTGGGACCTGGAGAATTATTACTGCGCCTACCCGCTGTGCGAAGTCAGCGGCGGCGCCGGGGCAAGCATCGCCTGGTCTTGGGCTGAGTCGCTTTATCTGCCGGGCTCGGAAGCCAAAGGCAATCGTGGCGAGTTTATCGGCAAAACTTTCCGTGGGATGACCGACACCTTCCTGCCAGGCGGCGGTGCAAACCGGAAATTCTCGACGCTTTGGTGGCGGGCAGGCCGTTGGTGCCTGGTCTCGATTAAAACAGCGGCTGCGCCATTGACCCTTCATGGTCTGGCTCTCAACGAGAGCCGCTATCCTTGCGAGAACGAAGGGGCTTTTGACGCCGGGGACCCGCAGCTCCCGGGTGTTATCGGGCTTGCTGTGCGCGGCATTCAGATGTGCTCGCATGAGACCTTTATGGATTGCCCTTTTTACGAGCAATTGATGTATGTTGGCGATACGCGCCTTGAGGTCCTGACCACCGGGGTGATGACACGCGACGACCGCCTAATCAAGCGCGCGCTCGAGTTGTTCGATTTCTCGCGCCGGAATTGGGGTTTTGTCAATGAACGCTACCCTGCGTTCATTCCTCAACTATCGCCCACCTTTTCGATGATTTGGGCGTTGATGCTCAACGATTTTACCTTCTGGCACAACGATGCCGATTTCCTGAAGGCGCGCGTCATCGGCTTGCGTTCTATGCTGGAGGAATTCGACCCTTATGTGAACAGCGATGGGCTTCTGAGTGGGTTGCCCGGCTGGTCGTTCATGGATTGGGTGCCCCAATGGCAGGAGGGCTACGCGCCTGATGGCGAACACGGCCTCTCGGCCCTGAACAACCTGCTCTACCTTTATGCCTTGCAGAAATCGGCCGAGGTGGAGGATTTCCTCCAGGAACCGCTCTTGGCCCAGCGGTTGCGCTCCAAAGCGAGGTCGTTGGCCGCTGCCCTTCAAGCCAAGTTCTGGAACCAGTCGCGGGGTTTAATCGCCGACAACCTCGCCCAGACGGAGTTTAGCGAGCACGCGCAGTGCCTGGCTCTCCTGACCGACACGGTCGCTGGCGCACAGGCCAGTCGTTGCTTCGAACAGCTCCTGACGGCGCCGGACCTCAAGCGCGCCACCATTTACTTCAGCTTCTACCTGCTGGAAACCTGGCAGAAATTCGGACGCGGCGACCTGATTGTCCAACGCATGAAGTTCTGGAAAGACCTGGTCAAACAAGGGCTAAAGACCCCTGTTGAAATGCCCGGCAACACGCGTTCGGATTGCCACGGCTGGGGCAGTCATCCCTTGTTCCATCTGCACGCCAGCCTCGCCGGCGTTCGCCCGGCCTCGCCGGGCTTTCGCACCGCTCGTATCGCCCCGCTGCCCGGCAGCCTCCCCCGCATTAGCAGCCGCACGCCGCATCCCGAGGGTTTCATTGGGCTGGACCTGGCGTTTGAACGCGGCCATTGCCGCGGCGCCATCGAGTTGCCCGGCGCCGTTAGCGGCGTCTTTTCCTGGCAGGGCGACCAACAGGCTCTGTCTCCAGGCAAGAACCCAGTGGACCATTAG
- a CDS encoding Ig-like domain-containing protein, whose translation MLALVGFGAPTANSVTLAWNPSSDPTLAGYRVYQGVASQTYTNVLSVGTATNATVSGLTGGVTYFFAVTAYDTDGLESPYSNQITYTPSNALPVVSLTAPVSGASYMGPANIACSASVTANGHTINSVKFYSGSNLIAQAAAAPYTCVWSNVSAGSYVLSAAALYDGGNLVSSAAAPVTVTNPLPFIALTSPSDGANYTAPATINLAATVTPNGHVINQVQFLDGSNLIAAEASPPYSYTWTNATVGSHLLSAAAIFDSVGTVASSPAQVTVALAQAPALPPPWQSLDIGTVGLAGSASINGGLYALSGAGNLTGTADSFYFVFQPMTGNGEIRAQISSIQSRGTGALAGVMVRETLTPGARYVFMGISPSGAFDSKMRSSTSGTTTSKASGSGVLPNTWVRVVRSNSKWYIYKSTNGSNWTRVSSASIAMASSVYMGFAVCSGSTNALESVAFTNATIVP comes from the coding sequence ATGCTCGCCTTAGTCGGTTTTGGCGCGCCAACCGCGAACTCCGTTACCCTTGCATGGAACCCAAGTTCGGACCCGACGCTCGCCGGGTATCGTGTTTATCAAGGGGTTGCCAGCCAGACCTACACGAACGTGCTCAGTGTTGGGACGGCAACCAACGCCACGGTCTCGGGCCTCACGGGCGGGGTGACGTACTTTTTCGCTGTGACCGCGTACGACACCGACGGGCTGGAGAGCCCCTATTCAAACCAGATCACCTATACCCCGTCGAATGCGCTTCCTGTGGTTTCACTGACGGCTCCGGTTTCAGGTGCTTCCTATATGGGTCCCGCGAATATCGCGTGCTCTGCGAGCGTGACGGCCAACGGCCATACGATCAACAGTGTCAAGTTTTACAGCGGCTCGAACCTGATCGCCCAGGCGGCTGCCGCGCCATACACCTGCGTCTGGAGCAACGTCAGCGCTGGCAGCTATGTGCTTAGCGCGGCGGCGCTCTACGATGGGGGAAACTTGGTTTCATCAGCAGCGGCGCCTGTGACCGTCACCAATCCGCTCCCGTTTATCGCTCTGACTTCGCCATCGGATGGCGCCAATTATACAGCTCCGGCAACGATCAATCTGGCTGCCACCGTAACGCCGAATGGACATGTGATTAACCAGGTCCAATTCCTTGATGGTTCAAACCTAATCGCGGCGGAAGCTTCGCCTCCATATTCGTACACGTGGACTAACGCCACGGTGGGAAGCCACCTTCTAAGCGCGGCGGCCATTTTTGACTCAGTTGGCACGGTTGCTTCCTCTCCGGCGCAAGTGACCGTCGCGTTGGCGCAGGCCCCTGCCCTGCCTCCTCCCTGGCAATCCCTGGATATTGGGACTGTGGGCTTGGCCGGGAGCGCATCCATCAATGGCGGCCTTTACGCGCTGAGCGGGGCCGGGAACCTGACCGGCACGGCCGATAGCTTCTATTTTGTGTTTCAACCAATGACAGGCAATGGTGAGATTCGAGCGCAGATCAGCTCGATACAGAGCAGGGGGACCGGCGCGCTTGCAGGGGTGATGGTCCGCGAGACGCTCACTCCAGGAGCCCGATACGTGTTTATGGGCATCTCGCCCTCGGGGGCGTTTGACTCAAAAATGCGGAGCAGCACCTCCGGGACGACGACTTCTAAAGCTTCGGGTTCAGGTGTCCTGCCCAATACCTGGGTGCGAGTAGTCCGCTCCAATTCAAAATGGTACATCTATAAATCGACCAATGGGTCGAATTGGACGCGGGTCAGTTCGGCTTCCATAGCGATGGCCTCGAGCGTGTACATGGGTTTTGCCGTGTGCTCGGGCAGCACTAACGCCCTGGAGAGCGTCGCCTTCACCAACGCTACCATCGTACCCTGA
- a CDS encoding transcription termination/antitermination NusG family protein, translating into MPTELLNDPLTPPPDSLWFVAHTRPRCEKKLAQHCRRENIRATLPLYRVVHRYHGKTRKTAAFQKPLFPGYVFLQLNPEQRPKVLQSDCVAKLLEVVSQDLFIEQLRAVLLAIESNLEIGLAHDIREGQRVRIVKGPLQGLEGLVEQRFGPSTVLLRIDFIGQAAALQMAPDEFEPV; encoded by the coding sequence ATGCCGACTGAATTGCTCAATGACCCTCTGACACCCCCGCCTGATTCTCTCTGGTTTGTCGCCCACACCCGCCCGCGCTGCGAGAAAAAGCTGGCCCAACATTGCCGCCGCGAGAATATCCGCGCAACCCTCCCCCTTTATCGCGTCGTCCATCGCTACCACGGTAAGACCCGAAAAACTGCCGCCTTCCAGAAACCTCTATTCCCGGGTTACGTCTTCCTCCAACTCAACCCGGAGCAACGGCCCAAGGTCCTGCAAAGCGATTGCGTGGCCAAATTGCTTGAAGTGGTCAGCCAGGATTTGTTCATCGAGCAATTGCGGGCGGTCCTCCTGGCTATCGAGTCGAACCTCGAAATTGGCCTCGCTCACGATATCAGAGAAGGCCAGCGCGTCCGGATTGTCAAAGGGCCGCTTCAAGGCCTCGAGGGCCTGGTCGAGCAACGTTTTGGTCCTTCAACGGTCTTGCTGCGAATTGATTTCATTGGGCAGGCCGCCGCCCTTCAGATGGCGCCCGATGAGTTCGAGCCGGTATGA
- a CDS encoding nucleoside-diphosphate sugar epimerase/dehydratase — MSILRGRKRGIDLVSALPPGVGLRRAGKFLLIYSSALTLGLWLAFEVRFDLDLPPEQGKYLFPIMAGVVPLQLFFLYAFHQFHLLPAYFGIPAMMRMVWAMFWSGATLALVRWRFGLGYALPFGVILIDMLLGLLLLSSMCYVWRLYRLDHFSRLLGLRRDGRHRKRRVAIIGAGNAGLLLAQELRTDPKSGLEPVAFFDDDPSKWGAHALDIPVLGPPELLANGVAQSYQMDELILSIPSARATRIKEILELIRRSGLEYKTVPSLAELAVGKFCVSHLRNVQIEDLLGREPVRLQREEIRSLLAGRRVMVTGAGGSIGSELSRQAASYGAAELLLVERSEVQLFAVEQDLIRAGYSRGIRPLVADILDERRMRHIFETHLPELVFHAAAHKHVPMMESQPDEAIQNNVFGTAQVAKLSIEHGVERFVLISTDKAINPTSVMGASKRLAEMVLQDLQARNHTPTRLMAVRFGNVLGSSGSVVPLFKEQIAAGGPVTVTHPLMTRYFMTIPEAVGLVLQSTVEGNGGEIFVLDMGEPVRIVDLAKQMIQLYGFEPGKDIQVAFIGTRPGEKLFEEISYSEESVSRTTHPKIMRLRGNPPERETLAANLELLQSGLNSSNAQELKILLNVAVPEYQQQEIRSPNKPNQPEPVLVGKLWSRVIPARTHRAPSEGRRPAQ; from the coding sequence ATGAGTATCCTAAGGGGTCGGAAGAGGGGCATTGATTTGGTAAGCGCGCTGCCGCCGGGGGTCGGATTGCGGCGGGCCGGAAAGTTTCTGCTGATTTACAGCAGCGCGCTAACGCTGGGGTTATGGCTGGCATTTGAGGTGCGATTTGATTTAGATTTGCCGCCTGAGCAGGGCAAGTATCTCTTTCCTATCATGGCAGGGGTGGTTCCTCTACAGCTTTTCTTTCTATACGCCTTTCACCAGTTTCATCTGCTGCCGGCGTATTTTGGGATACCGGCGATGATGCGGATGGTTTGGGCAATGTTTTGGTCGGGCGCCACGTTGGCGCTCGTGCGTTGGCGTTTTGGATTGGGTTATGCCCTCCCGTTCGGGGTCATCCTGATCGATATGCTGCTGGGGCTGCTGCTCCTCAGCTCGATGTGTTATGTCTGGCGGCTTTACCGCCTGGACCATTTCTCGCGGCTATTGGGCTTGAGACGCGACGGGAGGCATCGCAAGCGCCGGGTGGCGATTATAGGCGCCGGCAACGCCGGCCTATTGCTGGCCCAGGAACTCAGGACGGACCCAAAGTCGGGCCTGGAACCGGTGGCCTTTTTTGATGATGACCCCAGCAAATGGGGGGCGCACGCGCTGGATATTCCGGTGCTGGGCCCTCCGGAGTTGCTGGCAAACGGAGTGGCCCAAAGCTATCAAATGGATGAACTCATCCTGAGCATTCCATCGGCGCGCGCCACTCGGATCAAGGAAATCCTGGAACTCATCCGGCGAAGCGGTTTGGAGTATAAAACCGTGCCGTCTCTGGCTGAGCTGGCTGTGGGCAAGTTCTGCGTGAGCCATTTGCGCAACGTGCAAATCGAGGATTTGCTTGGACGCGAGCCGGTGCGGCTGCAGCGGGAGGAAATCCGCAGCCTGCTTGCGGGGCGTCGCGTGATGGTGACCGGGGCCGGGGGAAGCATCGGAAGCGAGCTATCCAGGCAGGCGGCCAGTTACGGGGCGGCCGAGTTGCTTCTGGTGGAAAGGTCGGAAGTGCAACTTTTCGCGGTGGAACAGGACTTAATCCGGGCTGGGTACAGCCGGGGGATTCGTCCGTTGGTGGCTGATATTCTGGATGAGAGGCGCATGCGGCATATTTTCGAAACGCACTTGCCCGAACTGGTGTTTCATGCCGCCGCGCACAAGCACGTCCCGATGATGGAGAGCCAGCCGGACGAAGCGATCCAGAACAACGTCTTCGGCACTGCACAAGTTGCGAAGCTCTCGATCGAGCACGGCGTCGAGCGGTTCGTTCTGATTTCGACAGACAAGGCCATTAACCCGACGAGCGTGATGGGCGCCAGCAAGAGGCTGGCGGAGATGGTTCTTCAGGACTTGCAGGCGCGCAATCATACCCCAACCAGGTTAATGGCCGTGCGCTTCGGCAATGTGCTGGGGTCATCGGGCAGCGTCGTGCCCTTATTCAAGGAGCAGATTGCCGCCGGAGGGCCGGTCACAGTCACCCACCCGTTGATGACGCGTTATTTTATGACCATACCCGAGGCGGTCGGTTTGGTGCTTCAGAGCACAGTCGAGGGGAACGGGGGCGAGATATTTGTGCTGGACATGGGCGAGCCGGTGCGAATCGTCGATCTTGCCAAGCAAATGATCCAGCTTTATGGGTTTGAGCCCGGCAAAGACATCCAGGTCGCATTTATAGGAACCAGGCCGGGAGAAAAGTTGTTTGAGGAGATTTCTTATTCGGAAGAGTCGGTTAGCCGGACGACGCACCCAAAGATCATGAGATTGCGAGGTAATCCGCCAGAGCGGGAGACGCTCGCAGCAAACCTGGAATTGCTGCAGAGCGGACTCAACTCCTCAAACGCGCAGGAGTTAAAAATCCTGCTGAATGTGGCCGTGCCAGAGTACCAGCAACAGGAAATACGGTCGCCAAATAAGCCGAACCAGCCTGAGCCAGTCCTGGTTGGGAAGTTATGGAGTCGAGTCATACCGGCTCGAACTCATCGGGCGCCATCTGAAGGGCGGCGGCCTGCCCAATGA
- a CDS encoding sugar transferase → MKRIYDLVLASLGLLLLWPLFLLIAIAVKLSDGGPILFRQTRAGLGGKPFQIVKFRTMVPGAEARGPSVTQAGDPRVTRIGKVLRRAKLDELPQLWNVLVGEMSFVGPRPEVPRYVALYSEHQRRILALKPGITDPAALRFRDEERLLEGARDLDRVYIQDIMPRKIELSLAYARQASRWEDTKIILRTLLPGTERVDL, encoded by the coding sequence TTGAAGCGTATTTACGATTTGGTGCTGGCTTCTTTAGGGCTGCTGTTGCTTTGGCCGCTATTCCTGCTCATTGCCATTGCGGTAAAACTGTCTGATGGCGGGCCGATTTTATTCCGTCAGACCCGGGCAGGGTTGGGGGGCAAACCGTTTCAAATCGTGAAGTTTCGAACGATGGTCCCTGGGGCCGAGGCGAGAGGCCCGAGTGTCACACAAGCCGGCGACCCGCGGGTTACCCGAATTGGCAAAGTGCTGCGCCGGGCGAAGCTGGATGAGTTGCCGCAGCTCTGGAATGTGTTGGTCGGGGAAATGAGTTTTGTCGGGCCGCGTCCAGAGGTTCCCCGCTATGTGGCCTTGTATAGCGAGCACCAACGCCGGATATTGGCACTCAAACCGGGCATTACCGATCCAGCGGCGCTCAGATTCAGGGATGAAGAGCGGCTCCTCGAGGGCGCTCGGGACCTGGACCGGGTTTACATCCAGGACATTATGCCGCGAAAAATTGAACTGAGCCTGGCCTATGCGCGACAAGCCAGCCGCTGGGAAGACACCAAGATTATCCTTCGCACATTGCTGCCGGGAACGGAAAGGGTTGATTTATGA
- a CDS encoding DegT/DnrJ/EryC1/StrS family aminotransferase, with protein MQIPFFKPTITEEEVKEVVDTLRSGWLTTGPKTKAFEQAFSEYIGLEHVVAVNSCTAALHLALEAVGLKEGEGVLVPTLTFAATAEVVRYFKATPVLVDCREDDLNMDMADAHRRLEEARGRGLDVRIAIPMHYGGQIGDVTGLLELTRARRIRVIEDAAHCCPGKYRHDEQSPWLPVGSFSDISCYSFYANKCITTGEGGMACTGNADYAERMRVMALHGISRDAWNRFTADGAWYYEIIAPGFKYNLTDIASSIGIHQVRKADGLHAQRARVARTYSRLLSDMDELQLPRELPNRIHSWHLYAIRLRLGALSIGRAEFIGELKKRGIGASVHWMPLHMHPYYRQTYGYNREEFPVAAGAYEELVSLPIFPAMTEEQIVYIAETIHEIIARNLKTGIKVKVEG; from the coding sequence ATGCAAATCCCCTTTTTCAAACCAACCATTACCGAGGAGGAGGTCAAGGAGGTGGTGGACACGCTGCGGTCGGGCTGGCTGACAACCGGGCCGAAGACCAAGGCATTTGAACAGGCCTTCAGCGAGTATATCGGCTTGGAACACGTTGTGGCGGTGAATTCCTGCACAGCGGCGTTGCACCTGGCGTTGGAGGCAGTCGGCTTAAAAGAAGGAGAGGGTGTTTTGGTCCCAACGCTGACCTTTGCCGCGACTGCCGAGGTGGTGCGCTACTTTAAAGCAACCCCGGTGCTGGTGGACTGCCGGGAGGATGATTTGAACATGGACATGGCCGACGCGCATCGGCGGCTTGAGGAAGCTCGCGGGCGGGGTCTCGATGTGCGTATCGCTATCCCAATGCATTACGGGGGCCAAATTGGAGATGTGACAGGCCTGCTCGAACTGACGCGCGCGCGCCGGATACGGGTCATTGAGGATGCTGCGCATTGTTGCCCAGGCAAGTACCGGCACGATGAGCAATCGCCCTGGCTGCCGGTGGGCAGTTTTTCAGACATTTCCTGCTACTCATTTTACGCGAACAAGTGCATTACGACGGGGGAAGGGGGGATGGCATGCACGGGCAATGCGGATTACGCGGAGCGCATGCGGGTGATGGCCTTGCACGGGATTTCTCGGGATGCGTGGAATCGGTTCACTGCGGACGGGGCCTGGTACTATGAAATCATCGCGCCCGGGTTTAAATACAACCTGACCGACATCGCCTCGTCTATTGGAATTCACCAGGTGCGAAAGGCGGATGGGTTGCACGCGCAACGCGCGCGGGTGGCTCGGACCTACTCGCGGCTCTTGTCTGATATGGATGAGTTGCAATTGCCGCGCGAGTTGCCAAACCGGATTCATTCCTGGCACCTGTACGCAATTCGGCTAAGGCTGGGTGCGTTAAGCATTGGGCGGGCGGAATTTATCGGCGAGCTCAAGAAACGCGGTATTGGGGCCAGCGTGCATTGGATGCCGTTGCACATGCATCCGTACTATCGCCAAACGTATGGATACAATCGGGAAGAGTTTCCCGTCGCAGCCGGAGCATACGAAGAACTGGTCAGCCTGCCTATTTTCCCGGCAATGACTGAGGAGCAAATCGTCTATATCGCCGAAACGATACACGAGATCATCGCCAGGAACCTAAAAACCGGGATAAAGGTGAAGGTTGAGGGATGA
- a CDS encoding alpha/beta fold hydrolase — protein sequence MREALIIEVDGLRLHGTRHIGPVAGERGILFFNSGVQPRSGRGDLNVHLADELANQGWPCFRFDLPGLGDSEGELPGQYLELYRHIQQGGHASVAEALAQALCESNGLSELALFGVCGGAITAVFAAACSESLATSGLILLDLPFFLSRGVAAPGTKGPAKSFRRRAVEIARESKARAHDWVIESRWEPYVSALYRRVMQWRGSGASGGLPADANLKLLEALDSVLARGTPVLLIAAQPAKGSAPGFDYAGYVQQPRAGDLEEVEIQGTTHSFVENEGPSAVLRAITKWLGRLDGKSSTNGEFGATPEPGLVAQAES from the coding sequence ATGCGTGAAGCCTTGATCATCGAGGTGGATGGGCTCCGTTTGCACGGCACACGGCATATTGGACCTGTTGCAGGCGAACGCGGGATATTATTTTTTAATTCCGGCGTCCAGCCTCGTTCCGGGCGCGGAGACCTCAACGTCCATCTCGCTGACGAGTTGGCGAACCAGGGATGGCCCTGTTTTCGTTTTGATTTGCCCGGGCTTGGCGATTCGGAAGGCGAATTGCCGGGGCAATACTTGGAGCTGTATAGACATATTCAACAGGGAGGCCACGCGTCAGTTGCCGAGGCTCTGGCTCAGGCGTTGTGTGAATCCAATGGGCTTTCGGAGTTAGCGCTTTTTGGCGTCTGCGGAGGGGCAATAACAGCCGTCTTCGCAGCCGCCTGTTCCGAGAGCCTTGCAACCAGCGGTCTCATCCTCTTGGATTTGCCTTTTTTCCTGTCTCGAGGAGTGGCAGCTCCTGGCACAAAGGGGCCAGCAAAATCATTCCGCAGAAGGGCAGTCGAGATAGCACGGGAAAGCAAGGCGCGCGCGCACGACTGGGTCATCGAGAGCCGATGGGAACCTTATGTCAGCGCGCTCTATCGAAGGGTGATGCAATGGCGGGGCAGCGGAGCCTCAGGCGGACTGCCAGCAGATGCCAACCTGAAGCTTCTCGAGGCCCTCGATTCTGTGCTGGCGCGAGGAACTCCGGTTCTGCTGATCGCAGCCCAACCCGCAAAGGGCTCTGCGCCCGGATTCGATTACGCCGGTTATGTTCAGCAGCCGCGCGCAGGGGACCTGGAAGAAGTAGAAATCCAAGGCACAACTCATTCGTTTGTTGAGAATGAGGGGCCTTCCGCTGTTTTGAGAGCTATAACGAAGTGGCTGGGAAGGCTGGATGGCAAGTCCAGCACAAACGGGGAATTCGGGGCCACGCCGGAGCCAGGGTTGGTTGCTCAGGCAGAATCTTGA
- a CDS encoding alpha/beta hydrolase: protein MSYRAAIEKAQYLALGQRELYSVVYECEAPAACVLLCGPFATDRLYSLAGWVKWGRFLASRNVLAARFDYTGTGESTGQFSEITFRDWIEDIQQASAWLRSNYPAGRLVLHGLGMGALLAQKAFAAGSGDALLMWSPPLRARDVLKQGLMARLSMDMILLKHCERKSAQEYIGQVKAGEPLEVDGYRWSAELWNSSEALALDSACASEGEGVESITGRPWNHIELGENMAPLMRSVNLFRAMNPRAAIVPEYPLNPDFTEFFGRNLDWILKRVIQKPEHNHA, encoded by the coding sequence ATGTCGTATCGAGCGGCTATTGAAAAGGCGCAGTACTTGGCGCTTGGGCAAAGAGAGCTGTACAGCGTCGTGTACGAGTGCGAGGCGCCAGCGGCTTGTGTGTTGCTTTGCGGGCCCTTTGCGACAGATCGGCTCTATTCGCTGGCGGGGTGGGTCAAGTGGGGCCGCTTCCTTGCGAGCCGAAACGTGCTGGCAGCGCGGTTTGACTATACTGGCACCGGGGAAAGCACCGGACAGTTCAGCGAAATAACTTTTCGCGATTGGATCGAGGACATCCAGCAGGCGAGCGCCTGGTTGAGATCAAATTATCCTGCTGGCCGCCTGGTGCTGCACGGGCTGGGTATGGGTGCGTTGCTGGCGCAAAAGGCCTTCGCAGCAGGAAGCGGCGATGCCTTACTGATGTGGTCACCGCCTCTTCGGGCTAGGGACGTTTTGAAACAGGGACTGATGGCTCGCCTTTCGATGGACATGATTCTGCTCAAGCACTGTGAAAGGAAATCAGCTCAGGAATATATCGGACAAGTAAAGGCAGGAGAGCCGCTGGAAGTGGATGGCTATCGGTGGTCCGCGGAGCTGTGGAACAGTTCAGAGGCACTCGCTCTGGATAGCGCCTGCGCTTCAGAGGGAGAGGGTGTGGAGTCAATCACAGGCCGGCCGTGGAACCATATTGAACTGGGCGAAAACATGGCGCCGTTGATGCGCTCGGTGAACCTCTTCCGGGCGATGAACCCCAGGGCGGCGATTGTGCCGGAGTATCCGCTCAATCCGGATTTTACGGAATTCTTCGGTAGGAATCTGGATTGGATTCTAAAGAGAGTAATACAAAAGCCCGAACACAATCATGCGTGA